Within the Isachenkonia alkalipeptolytica genome, the region ATCATTCATCAAGGCGTGCTCTTCCACGTGGCGACCCATCATCATATCCCCCACCATGCTGATTCGATACTCCACATCCTCCCCCCGGGTACTTTCCGGTGCGCTGGAGGTAAAGATCCAGTGATGACTTAAAAAAGGAAGGGCCAGAAATATCAGCAACACCGTAGCATGGAAGCTTGCTCTTTTTTGATGCCACTGATGAGAGAGCATTCGTTTTTCCTGCTTCGTTAACTCCTTAGACATAATAAACTCCTTTCCCCTTTTCTACAGCAGCTGATAAACCGTAAGAAACCCAAAGGTAACGGCGGACAGCAAAAACGTGGAAGCAAAGGTGGGTAGGACCCCTTGTTTCCCAATGGTATTGGCAATCAGTCCCGGAACAATAACCCCGATTCCCCGAAGTTCCAGGACGATAAAGGGGGTGAGACTGAGAAAATCAAACCCCATTTTCATTAAGATGCCCACGGTGAGCATGGCGGCAAACTTCCGCCGGCCATATAAAACCGTCACCCGTTCCAATCCCTGGGTGACCACTAAATACGTCAGTAGGCTGATTACCCCCACCACCAACACAAAATACACCTGATCAAACACTAAGGCTAAATATCCGGGAACCACCAGGCCCGAGGGCACGACTCCGGTTTTTTCCGCATAGATTAATGATATAATGACTCCGACAACGATGGCTATATATAAGTCAGTTCCGAACATGGGCGGTTACACTCCTTTGGGCTCTATTATCTTCTGAAACATTTTTGTCCCGGACCTTTGAATAATAGTCCTTGATCTCCTTTGGTTTATCCCGGACACAAAGCTCGTCGATGCCATGGGCAATTTCCTCGCCGCCCCCGTGGATATTTCCAATTCCGTAAACCAGGGTGTTCCCCGGAATTTTTTGAAGAAAGTCTACGACGGCTTCCGGCTTTTTGTTTTCCAAATTAATCAATTCCTTCGCCGGGATCCGCTTTTCCTCAAAGGCCTCCACAATGGGACGCACGGTTTTCCCCGTAAGAATCAGCTGATCCATGGAGAGATCGGGAAGCACCTCGTTGGCAAATTGTATGGTTCGGTCCACCCGGTCCTCCCGACAGTTCATAATCACAATTTTCCGTTGAAGACCTGGATATTCCTCCTGTATTCTTTCCCAGATATTTTTTGTGGAGGTTGCATCATTGGCTGCAAAGCCGTTGAAAAAGTAACTGGGTTCCTTGGCACTGCCAAAGTTTTTGACAATCAGAGCGCCCGGGTCCACCGGTGCATAGACCATTCCCTTTAGGGCGGTGGTTCGGTCAATTCCCCACAAATCCGCCAACACAAAACCGATGGCCACATTTTCAGGAAACATCATATAAGAGAACCGGTCAAGATCCTTTTGGGTAACTTCATCGGGATCTGCGATCAGTACTTTTGTTTTTCTCTTTTTCGCCTTCTTTCGAAAATACTCTTCGTAGGGGTTGGGGGGCATGATTAAATATCCTCCCTGGGGGATGGTCTCACTAAAGGCTTCCGCCACCTGATCCAGGGTGGGTCCCATTACATCCAGATGATCCTCGATAATATTGGTGATTACCGTGATATTGGCCTGGACCAACCTTTTTTGAAAGGTGATCTGGTACTCCGGGTTTACCGCCATACATTCGGTGACCAGGGCCTCGGCCCCTTTTTTGGCCACCTCTTTTACCACCCATTTCTGTTCGGAAATATTGGGGCCCTGGAGGCTTCGTATGATTTCAATTTCCTCTTCATCGTCCCAATAAAACAGTCGCGGCATGGTTCCTGTGGTTTTTCCCGCTACTTTATATTCTTTTTCCCGTAACATTCCCATCAACAATCGTGTTACCGTGGATTTTCCCCGGATGCCGTTGACAAGAATTCTTTTAGGAATCTTTTTTAATCTTCGCTGTAGCCGTATCCGCTCCCACACGCCAAAGAGCAGGATCAATCCCGCAAAGATGCTGATATATGCCAATTCGTTCATGAAAGGGCCTCCTCTGAAAATTAACTGATTATTCCCAAAAAATAAAAATCTCGTTTTGGACTGTTCTATTATACCATTTTTTCTATCATTCTAAAGGATTTTTCCCAAAAAACCTTGGGATTCCTTGAACTTTTTCCCCTTTGCCCCTTAGAGCCTTCGGGCCTCCCTTGACAAAAATCCGGTTTTCGACTATTCTACTGTTATGGTCCCTGCACCTGTAGCTCAGTTGGATAGAGCAACGGTTTCCTAAACCGCAGGCCGGAGGTTCAAGTCCTCTCAGGTGCGCCACTTTTATGATTACGAATAAGAAAGGATCCCCTATGAAACCCGCCAACGACTTTTGTACCTGCGAAGATTTCAGCTGCAAACTGCATCCGGTAAATCACACCAGGGGCTGCGACCCCTGCATCGAGAAAAACCTTAAGGCCGGAGAAATTCCCAGCTGCTTTTTCCGATCCCTAAACCCGGATCTTTCCGAGGTGAAGGATTTTACAACCGAGGATTTCGTGGCCTTCTACTTGAAACAACAGAATAAGACCTAAAAAAGCCTTCGGCTCTGCCGTGGCTTTTTTTTTGGGGGGGAATTTTTGTACCAGGGGGTCGGACCCTGTGGTACACTTTTTGCTTTTTGTACCGCAGGGTCCGACCCCCTGGTACACTTTTTGCTTTTTGTACCGCAGGGTCCGACCCCCTGGTACACTTTTTGCTTTTTGTACCGCAGGGTCCGACCCCCTGGTACACTTTTTGCTTTTCCCGACGGTTAGGCCGGTTCTGGTTTTGCGACGGCGGGCGCCGCTTTGCGCTTATCAATATGGCGGAACATTAAGTAATAATACACCGCCGAGGTGGCGTACAGGCCCCCGGCAAGGTAGAAGATCAAGTCGTAACCGTAGTTGTCGATGATGATTCCGCTTAAACGGCCGCACACCGTCCAGCCCAGTTGAAACACCATATGATTCAGACTGTTGGTAATGCCCTTTAAGTTCTCCGGCACCTCCTCCAGCATGACCGCCGAGGTGATGGGATTGCTGGCATTCATAATGGCCTGGCGGATTAAAAAGGCAAAGATCGCCAGGGAAAGGATCCGAGTATCCCCCAGGATCAGCATAAAGGGCACCGACAGAATCTGGAGATAGAACACGGTTTTTACCCGACCGAAGCGCCCACTCAGGTAGGGTCCCAGCAAAATGGCAATCACGGTGCTGGCCTGGCCCAGGGACATGATCAGTCCGATGGTGGAGGTGGGCAGCTGAAACTGATTTTCAAAATATAGATTGGAAAAGGGAACAAACAGCCCGGCCCCGAAGCCCACCAGGGCGTTGGCAAAGATGAATTTTAAAATGATGGCGCTGTTTTTAATGTTTTTCAGGCTCTTCCACAGCTTTTCCCTCCCCTTTTCAATCACCTTCTCCGGCTCTTTGATTTTCAGCAGGGGGATTAAGGCAAAGAGACTCAGCAACGTGGATAGGATCAAAGTCATCCGCTGGGCGTCGGCAACGTTCATCCCCGACAGCCCCTGAAGGATATCCGGGGTGACGCCTCCGATGATATTTCCCAGCATGGAGGAAAAGATCATCAAGGCAAAATTGATGCTGAATACCTTCATCCGAATGGCCTTAGAGGAGTTCTCGATGAGAAAGGGGGCGTTGGCCACCATGAAAAAGGAGTTCAGGCCCCCCAGTAAAAAGCTTAAGAGCACCAAGGTGTTGCTGCTTAAAATAATCGCCCGAAGGATCTGCAAAATATCGGCGAAAACGATGCCGATGATCATGGTTTTTTTCCGCCCTATTTTATCGCTTAAAAAACCGATGGGCACCAGGAAAATGGCACTGGCCAAGGCGGTCATGGAAATCAGCTCTCCCATGAAGCTGGCATTGAAGCCCACTTCCTGAAGATATAAGTTATACAGGGTCATAAACATGCCCTTGGCGATGTTGTTCAACAAAATCACCGCGAAGATCAGCCGGATATTCCGGGGAAAACTTTTAAAGTCCTTCAGCTTTTCACTTGCAAGATGGTTCACCTTCATAAGCGTCCCTCGATTTCTTTCAATGTATTTTATACCAGCGTGGTTGTTATGTATGGATTAATTGCAATAGGATATATGGGTTGATCACCATCGTATTTTAACGGCATTCTATTAATCAAGGCTATTTTTTTACCCCTAATATTTCGAATGCCTAAATAACCTTCTTTATCTTACCCGATCTTCCCCCCTCCGTCAATCCTATTCATCAAAAAAACCACTTCGTTTTCAAAAAATTCAAAGTGGTTTTTCATTCCTTCTTATTACGCTTTACGCTGTTTTCAGATTTTCACTTTTGCAGGGCGTTGATCACACTGAGGAGAATGACCGCCCCCACCACGGCCACAAACAGACTCCATAGGTTAAAACCGGTGACCCCGGTTCCACCAATAGCGCTAAACACCAAGCCTCCGATGGATGCGCCGACGATGCCGATGACCACATTCATGCCACAGCCCATCCGCCGTTTATCCCCGGCAATGCCGTTGGCAATCCACCCGGCCAGAGCGCCAAAAATGATCCACGCTAGTATTCCCATATGCTCACTCCTTTTTTTATCCGGATCGTTGAATCCTGGGTCGGGAAAAATTCCCTTACCCTTTATATACCATGGTTTTAATCGATTAAACGCTAAAAAAGATAGGACCCCCCTATCTTTTCAGGATCCTATCTTTAACGCCCCTTTTCTTATACTTTAAATTCTCCTACCACTTCCATTAAGTCATAGGATAAATTCGTCAGCTGTTCCGAAGCGCTTTGAATCTCTTCCATGGAGGCGGTTTGCTCCTCCGTGGCGGCGGAGGCTTCCTCGGTGCTGGCGGCGTTTTCCTCGGCAATGGATGCCAGTTGATTGATCACATCCACGATCTCATCCTTCTTGCCCAGCATAACCTCCACATAGGATTCCACCCCGTGGGTTTCCTCCTTGGTGTTGTCAATGGCATTGGACAGGTCATTAAAAATCCCCTTCGTGGCATTCACGGCCTCTCCCTGGTCCGAAATGGTCCCTTCCAGATTCTTCATATCCCGAACCGCCACATTGGATTTTTCTTTTAATACTTTAACGATGTCTTCGATCTCCTTCGTGGAGTTTGAGGCCTGATCTGCTAATTTCCGAATTTCCTCGGCTACCACCGCAAAGCCTCTTCCCGCTTCCCCGGCCCTGGCGGATTCAATCGCCGCATTAAGGGCGAGAAGCCCGGTTTGTTCCGAGATAGAGTGGATAACGATACTGGCCTTGTTGATCTTTTCCGTATTGGCATCGGTTTCCTGAATGATTTTCGAAACCTCCGATGTCACTTGATTAATGGTTTCCGTTTTATCGAATAAGTCATCCACCACCTTCACGCCCTGTTCCCGTAAACGATCCGCGTTTTCCGTGGATTTCTTAAGCCCTTCCGTCCTGGTTGAGACGTCTTCAATGGTTGCAGCCATTTCACTTGCCTTTTCCGTCCCCTCCGTGGTGTTTTGGGCTTGATTATCCGCAGTTTCAGCAATTTCCTGAATGGTTTTGGATAAATCTTCCGAAGCCCCGGAGGATTGCTTGGCGGTTTCCATTAAAATCTCCGAGGACTGGGTTGCCTTTCCGGAAGCTTCCTTCACCGAGGAAATCAGTGTTTTTAGACTCCTTGTCATTTGTGCAAAGGACCGGGACAACTCCCCGACTTCATCCTTTCCCTTACTTCCGTTAAACTCCAGGGTAAGATCCCCTTTCGCCACTCGTTCCGCCTCTTCCTGCAATTCCTTAAGAGGTTTGGATATGCCTCGGGAAAGCACCACGGTCACAATAACCGCAATCCCCAGAGCGATTCCTAAGAAAACGATCAATTGTCTTCGCTCGCTGGCAATGACCTCTTCCGCCTCCCGGATAATTGTCTGGGTATCCTCTTGGATGTGTTCCCTTACAATGGCGAAAGATTCTCCAATATAGCGAATTCTGCTTTCCACATTTCTCAGTCTACGTTCATTAAATTGTTCCCCATCGGTTCCCATGTTGGGAATGATGCTCTCATAAAGAACGGATTCCATACTCTCCTTCATGATGGTGATTCGTTCCAGTTCCTCAATGATTTCCGGGTCTTCAATCCCCCGAGAAACCCTTTCAAATAATTCGTCAAAGCGCTCTGCAGCGGCTTCGTAATTCGGCAGGCTTTCCGTTCGCCCAAGATTAACATATTCGTAAATATATGCGTACTGTCGCCAAAGTTCGGCATCCATTTGTGCCACATCATTATAGGTTTCGGCGGCGACATTGGAATCATAGATCGCCTCTTCCAAATCATTAAAGGCCATCCAGGTTTGTACCGACACCACGCCAAAAATGATGATCACCAGTAAAAATCCTATAGCGATTTTGTTGCCGATTCGGAGATTGAAGCCTCCGCCCCCCTCTTTTTTCTTCAGCATTTTGGGCATCTTGGGGAGGTTGGGCATTTTCAGTGCTTTCCCCTTCTCCGACTTTTCCTCTTTTTCTCCGGCAGCCCCGCTGTTCTCTACCCTGTCCCGGGGTTCCTCTGTATAACTTCTCTCGTCCCCGGTAGCGGCTGTTGTTTCGTCCCCTATTTCCCTATGTTCTTCATTCGTCCCTTCATATGTACCATACCCGCTTACCGGCGCTTCTTCCGCCGTCTCCCGGTCCTCTTCGCGGCCGTCCTTTCCGCTTGCCGGCGCTTCTTCCGCCGTCTCCCGGTCCTCTTCGCGGCCGTCCTTTCCGCTTGCCGGCGCTCCTTCTTCCGGTGCCTCCCGGTCTTCTTCATAGGCGTCCTCTCCGCTTACCGCCTCCGTGTCCTCCCGGGGGTCTTCCCGCTGCTCTTTTTCTTCACCGAATGTCTCCTTCATCGATGCTTCGCCTCCCTAGTTGTTTTTTAAATCCCTTCGACGCAAACTTCAAGATAATTTTATCATAGCCTCGGGGAGAATGCATCTTTATTTTCAAAATTTTCATTGTAAAGTGGCAAAACCAATATTTTCATAAAAGTTCTAAAATTGTGGCAAGGATTCTTTATACATGATAAAATTACCATACGTTTAAATTAATTATAAGGAGTGAGCCTATGAAACGCGAAAGTATTGATCAGAAATATCTTTGGGACCTTACGGATTTATTTGTTTCCGACGAGGCCTGGGAAACCGCTTTAACAGAGCTGAAGGAAGCATCCAAAGCCTTCCAGCTTTACAAGGGACGATTGCTGGAAAGCAGGGAAACCCTTCGTTCCGCCCTGGAAACCTATGAAAACCTCAGCCGAAAACTGATGAACCTGGTCACCTACGCCCGGTTAAAGATGGATGAGAATACCAAGGAAAGCAAATATCAGGGGATGGTCTCCCGATCGGAAAAACTGGCAACGGAAATCCAAAAAGAAAACGCCTTTTTTATCCCCGAGCTTCTGGAAGGGGACGAAAAGACCATTGAAGCCTTATTGAACCATGAGGATCTTTCCCATTACAAAAAATACTTCTCCGACCTTCTCCGTAAAAAGCCCCACATTCTCTCGGAGGAGATGGAGTCTGTCCTGGCCCGGGTGGGAGAACTGGGGGATGCCCCCAGCAACGCCTACGGAATG harbors:
- the pgsC gene encoding poly-gamma-glutamate biosynthesis protein PgsC codes for the protein MFGTDLYIAIVVGVIISLIYAEKTGVVPSGLVVPGYLALVFDQVYFVLVVGVISLLTYLVVTQGLERVTVLYGRRKFAAMLTVGILMKMGFDFLSLTPFIVLELRGIGVIVPGLIANTIGKQGVLPTFASTFLLSAVTFGFLTVYQLL
- a CDS encoding GlsB/YeaQ/YmgE family stress response membrane protein — its product is MGILAWIIFGALAGWIANGIAGDKRRMGCGMNVVIGIVGASIGGLVFSAIGGTGVTGFNLWSLFVAVVGAVILLSVINALQK
- the pgsB gene encoding poly-gamma-glutamate synthase PgsB — translated: MNELAYISIFAGLILLFGVWERIRLQRRLKKIPKRILVNGIRGKSTVTRLLMGMLREKEYKVAGKTTGTMPRLFYWDDEEEIEIIRSLQGPNISEQKWVVKEVAKKGAEALVTECMAVNPEYQITFQKRLVQANITVITNIIEDHLDVMGPTLDQVAEAFSETIPQGGYLIMPPNPYEEYFRKKAKKRKTKVLIADPDEVTQKDLDRFSYMMFPENVAIGFVLADLWGIDRTTALKGMVYAPVDPGALIVKNFGSAKEPSYFFNGFAANDATSTKNIWERIQEEYPGLQRKIVIMNCREDRVDRTIQFANEVLPDLSMDQLILTGKTVRPIVEAFEEKRIPAKELINLENKKPEAVVDFLQKIPGNTLVYGIGNIHGGGEEIAHGIDELCVRDKPKEIKDYYSKVRDKNVSEDNRAQRSVTAHVRN
- a CDS encoding DUF6485 family protein; its protein translation is MITNKKGSPMKPANDFCTCEDFSCKLHPVNHTRGCDPCIEKNLKAGEIPSCFFRSLNPDLSEVKDFTTEDFVAFYLKQQNKT
- a CDS encoding MFS transporter; this encodes MKVNHLASEKLKDFKSFPRNIRLIFAVILLNNIAKGMFMTLYNLYLQEVGFNASFMGELISMTALASAIFLVPIGFLSDKIGRKKTMIIGIVFADILQILRAIILSSNTLVLLSFLLGGLNSFFMVANAPFLIENSSKAIRMKVFSINFALMIFSSMLGNIIGGVTPDILQGLSGMNVADAQRMTLILSTLLSLFALIPLLKIKEPEKVIEKGREKLWKSLKNIKNSAIILKFIFANALVGFGAGLFVPFSNLYFENQFQLPTSTIGLIMSLGQASTVIAILLGPYLSGRFGRVKTVFYLQILSVPFMLILGDTRILSLAIFAFLIRQAIMNASNPITSAVMLEEVPENLKGITNSLNHMVFQLGWTVCGRLSGIIIDNYGYDLIFYLAGGLYATSAVYYYLMFRHIDKRKAAPAVAKPEPA
- a CDS encoding methyl-accepting chemotaxis protein: MKETFGEEKEQREDPREDTEAVSGEDAYEEDREAPEEGAPASGKDGREEDRETAEEAPASGKDGREEDRETAEEAPVSGYGTYEGTNEEHREIGDETTAATGDERSYTEEPRDRVENSGAAGEKEEKSEKGKALKMPNLPKMPKMLKKKEGGGGFNLRIGNKIAIGFLLVIIIFGVVSVQTWMAFNDLEEAIYDSNVAAETYNDVAQMDAELWRQYAYIYEYVNLGRTESLPNYEAAAERFDELFERVSRGIEDPEIIEELERITIMKESMESVLYESIIPNMGTDGEQFNERRLRNVESRIRYIGESFAIVREHIQEDTQTIIREAEEVIASERRQLIVFLGIALGIAVIVTVVLSRGISKPLKELQEEAERVAKGDLTLEFNGSKGKDEVGELSRSFAQMTRSLKTLISSVKEASGKATQSSEILMETAKQSSGASEDLSKTIQEIAETADNQAQNTTEGTEKASEMAATIEDVSTRTEGLKKSTENADRLREQGVKVVDDLFDKTETINQVTSEVSKIIQETDANTEKINKASIVIHSISEQTGLLALNAAIESARAGEAGRGFAVVAEEIRKLADQASNSTKEIEDIVKVLKEKSNVAVRDMKNLEGTISDQGEAVNATKGIFNDLSNAIDNTKEETHGVESYVEVMLGKKDEIVDVINQLASIAEENAASTEEASAATEEQTASMEEIQSASEQLTNLSYDLMEVVGEFKV